The DNA segment GTAACGTCGGCGTTCGCTATCATAGTAAAAGCCAGGGAGGTTGGCTGCCATTTGTCTAGCTTGCTTCCTTTGCTCTCAGTCCCACCGCCTCTTTTTGATCTCTCCAGTTTTTATTCTTGCCATCTCATTGATCtcattgcttttttccactttttcattcacgctgaaagagaaaaactaCTTCGTTCACTCAGCGATTCTGACAgaaatcaatttcaataTGATGACAGTCCgtgaattgaaaagaacgaTTGAGAAATGATTGTCCATATTAAACTCTCGCATATATTTGCagtaatttttcactcCAAAATACACCCCCGTCGTCGACAATTCGattcaattcttcttttttgaagacgTATTCTCTCTCATATGGTGGGATTTTGCCATTAATTGCCATTAAAAACCTAtgtttagttttttttctaatgaTTTCCTGAGactttttcttgtcctCATTCCCTTCCTGCGTGGAGGGGAAGTCTAGTCTACCAAAACCTGGCGGGGACTTTGATCTATTTCTCAAATTGTCGAATGCGAGTTCAAAATCTGAGTTCTGCGATTCCATCACTGTTGACAGCGATTTATGCTTTGGGTCTTCAGGCTTGCCGACTTGAGCATAAAACCGTTCaagctttcttcttccccTCTTGACTGGAGCTGTATTTTCATTTGGCCTAAAGTCTTCGAGAATCCAAGCTCGCTTTGTCAGAGGGTTCGTGTTAAAGTCGACTAGAGAGTTGTCTTCCTCTTGCTTAAATAAATTTGGCGATGTAAATTCAGGCTTCTCTATCTTAACTTCCAATAACCTTCTAGTTTTGTTCTCTTTATCGTGGCCTAATTCATGGATTATGGTATCAGAGCAATCTTCTAAATCGGGCCCATTTAAAGGTGAACTAAACTCGGATATTTTTCGCTTATGCTTGTTAGGTGATATAGTGACCACTGATAATTGGGTATCAGGTTCATATTCATTATGGTGATGCATTTTTGTGTCTGTAAATCCTTTCTTTATGTCCTCGTCAAATTGCGTAAGTATGAAATCCTGGGAATCTTGCTCCATCGCCTCCACTGACAACTGCGAAGACTGCAGGggaacatttttttggtaacC comes from the Saccharomyces kudriavzevii IFO 1802 strain IFO1802 genome assembly, chromosome: 7 genome and includes:
- the SAE2 gene encoding ssDNA endodeoxyribonuclease SAE2 (similar to Saccharomyces cerevisiae SAE2 (YGL175C); ancestral locus Anc_8.128) — protein: MVANGESFSSESSLPILKKLSLNELLNVQHDVTVLIAKRVRTLQSRSSCILEGPNSKLSESLGYQKNVPLQSSQLSVEAMEQDSQDFILTQFDEDIKKGFTDTKMHHHNEYEPDTQLSVVTISPNKHKRKISEFSSPLNGPDLEDCSDTIIHELGHDKENKTRRLLEVKIEKPEFTSPNLFKQEEDNSLVDFNTNPLTKRAWILEDFRPNENTAPVKRGRRKLERFYAQVGKPEDPKHKSLSTVMESQNSDFELAFDNLRNRSKSPPGFGRLDFPSTQEGNEDKKKSQEIIRKKTKHRFLMAINGKIPPYEREYVFKKEELNRIVDDGGVFWSEKLLQIYARV